GGACAAAAGATTCTTCTTGGGGTAATTACTATGTAACGCGTGTGAAAGATGCAAATCCGATTGATCTTGATAAGGCGATGAAATACTCGGATAATATTTACTTCGCACAAGAAGCTTTAAAAATCGGAAAAGACAAGTTTATGAGTGAAGCAAAAAAATTCGGATTCGATGAGAAACTACCAATTGAATATGGATTCCCTGCTTCTAAAATTGCAAATGACGGTATTAAAAATGATATTCAAATGGCAGATACAGGATATGGACAAGGACAAGTATTAATGACTCCTCTTCATTTAGCTTTAACGTATGCGCCAATTGTAAATGATGGAGCGATTCCGTCACCGTATATTATTAAAACAGATAAACAACCAAAAGCTTGGAAAGAAAATGTAATTTCTAAAGGAAATCAGGATATATTAAAAACTGCAATGACGAAAGTAATTAATGATCCAGATGGTACAGGGAAAATTGCTAAAATTGATGGCATGACTCTTGCTGGAAAAACAGGTACAGCGGAATTAAAAGTATCAAAAGAGGCCGAAGGAAAAGAACTAGGTTGGTTCGCTGCATTTGATTTAAATTCACCAGATGTGGTCATTACAATGATGATTGAAGATGTAAAAGGTAGAGGTGGAAGTAACATTCCAGCTGAAAAAGTAAAACATGTTTTTCAAAAATAATATGTAATAAAAGACTATCTCTATAATTTATAGAGATAGCCTTTTTGTGTGAGAAGTCTTAATATCTGTATACTAAATTTTAAAGAAACAAAATAAATCATTAACTTACGAAAAAAAAGTAGCTATTTTTTATTGACATCGATTGAAACTTTTTGTATCATACTTACATAAGGTAAGTTATTAACTTTCGAAAAATAAATCTTGAATTAAAGATAAAGAGAAAAAAGGGAGAGAATACAATGACAAAAGTACTATTTATTACAGCAAATCCAAATTCAGCAGAAGGTTCTTTCGGAATGGCAGTAGGGGAAGCTTTCATCGAAGCTTATAAAAACGAACATCCACAAGACGAAGTTGTAACAATTGATTTATTCAACACTACAGTACCAGCAATTGATGCAGATGTATTTGCTGCTTGGGGTAAATTTGCAGCAGGTGAAGGCTTTGAAGCTTTAACTGAAGTTCAACAACAAAAAGTAGCAGCAATGAACACAAACTTAGAAACATTTATGAATGCAGATCGTTATGTATTCGTAACTCCAATGTGGAACTTTAGCTATCCACCAGTAGTAAAAGCATACTTAGATAACGTAGCAATCGCAGGTAAAACATTCAAATATACTGAAAATGGTCCAGTCGGCTTATTAGAAGGTAAAAAAGCACTTCACATTCAAGCAACAGGTGGTGTATATTCTGAAGGAGCATACGCAGCTGTAGACTTCGGTCGCAATCATTTAAAAACTGTATTAGGATTTGTTGGTGTAAATGATACTGAATATATTGCAGTTGAAGGTATGAATGCAAACCCTGAAAAAGCACAAGAAATTAAAGAAGCCGCAATTGCTAATGCTCGTGAATTAGCAAAACGTTTCTAATATAGAATGCTTAAAAAGTCCAAACACTTGCTGTTTGGACTTTTTTTCTTCTTTTTCCTTCGTTTGTCTAGTATAATGAAGGTCGGAATGATAATAGGTGGGGGTTCTGTATGATTCAAACGTTTTTTAAAATCTTTTATTTAATTTTAATTGTAATTGCGATTACACCAAGAATGTGGCGTCTTAAAAGACAAGTAAATATGATGGCGCCAAAAGAAAAAGATAATGCTGTGTACAAAACGACAAATTGGTTTGGTAAGAAAATGGTACGTGTAGCTGGAGGGACAGTAGAAGTTAAAGGACTTGAAAATGTTCCGAAAGACAAGCCGGTACTAGTTGTAAGTAATCACCAAAGTAATATGGATATCCCTGTTTTACTAGGTTACTTAAATAAACCAATTGGATTCGTGTCAAAAGCAGAGATTAAAAAGTTCCCAGTTGTACCAACTTGGATGGAACTGATGAATTGTGTATTTATGGATCGTAGCGATCGTCGTCAATCTCTTAAAGCAATTAAAGATGGAATCGAACTATTAAAGAATGGACATTCTATCGTAATTTTCCCAGAAGGAACGAGAAGTAAGGGTGGGGAAGTTGGAGAGTTTAAGGCTGGTAGTTTCCATCTTGCAGTAAAGTCAGGTGTAGCAATTTTACCTGTAACGTTAGATGGTACATATAAGATGTTTGAAGCGAATGGAAATCGTATGAAGCCAGCTCATGCAATAGTAACAATTTCTAAGCCGATTACACCTGAAGATTATGCGAATATGGATATTAAAGAATTAACGAAGCATACACAGGAAGTTATCGCATCACAATTACATAAGTAATAAAAAAGGTTTCAGCTTATAGTAAGCTGAAACCTTTTTTATTATGCTGTAGGTAAGACATAAAAGAGTACACAGAAGAACATCATCGCACTACCACCTAAAACGAAAAGATGCCATATGGCATGGTTGAAAGGTAGCTTTTCCCAAAGGAAGAATATAGCTCCGACAGAATATAAAATTCCTCCTGCTAAAAGTAGTGAAAAACCATGTCCAGTTAGATTTTCATAAAGTGGTTTAATGGCAACGATTATGAGCCAGCCCATAATGATGTAACATAAAGTTGATGCCTTTATAAAGCGACGTACAAAGAAAATTTTGAAGATGATACCTCCGATTGCAAGTGTCCATATAATAGCAAGCAACGTCCATCCTAATGGCCCACGAAGTGTAATAAGTAGAAAAGGAGTATACGTGCCAGCAATTAATAAGTAAATGGCTGAATGATCTAAAATAGTAAATACTTTTTCTACTCTAGGATGATGAATGCTATGTAGCAACGTTGAAAACAAGTACAGTAAGAACATGCTTACACCATAAACAGTAAATGCAACTACAGCTGATGCGGTACCATGCTTTGAAGCATGAATAATCAATATGATTAAGGCAGGGATGCTTAAAATGGCACCGATACCATGTGTAATTGCATTTGCAATTTCTTCTTTTACAAATTGGGTCATTCGTGTCATTTTTTCAGTCATAATGCAAATCCTTTCTACTATCATAAAGTGAAACTTTAATCAGTGGGGGGCATCCCCCACTGATTATTAGTTGAACCAATCGGGCTTTTACGGGCAGTTGAGCCCCCACGTAACTTCTTGGCTTGCATTGAATTTTGAGGTGGTGGTTCTTACTGCCCGTTAAAGCGGGATAAAATAATATGTCATTTCCCTTACCATATCATACACAAGAGCAATAGAAAATGAAATTTGTATAATTGATTATATTTTTGAATTTTTTTGACAAAAGACAATGGATTTGTTGACGTTTTCAAACTTTTTTGACAAAATAAAATTATGTAATAGTAGGACAAGGAAACTACTAATAAAGGGGATGGGGAAATGTTTTCAAATATTGGCTTTCCAGGGTTAATTTTAATTTTAGTAGCAGTACTCATTTTATTTGGACCTAAAAAATTGCCGGAAATCGGGAAGGCTTTAGGGGAAACGTTAAAAGAGTTCAAAAAATCAACGAAAGAATTGACAGATGACGCATTTCAAGAAAAGGAAAAGAAAGAAAAAATGTAGTGTATTTTCCTTGTAATGGATAAATAAAGTGTGGTGAACGAGATGGAAGATCGGGAAATGAGTGTAGTAGAACATATTGTTGAGCTTCGAAAAAGAGTAATATATACGGTGTTATCCTTTGTACTATTTTTAATTATTGGATTTACTTTTACAAAGGATATTTATTTTTGGCTTGTAAAAGATTTACCAATGAAATTAACTGTTCTCGGTCCAAGTGATGTATTGTGGATTTTTTTCTCGATTGCTACAGTATTTGCTATCGTTTGTACAATTCCTTTTGCTGCTATACAAATTTGGTTATTTGTAAAACCAGGTTTACATCCAAATGAACAAAAGTTGACAATAATGTATATACCGGTATTGTCTATATTATTTATTGCAGGTTTATGCTTTGGATATTTCGTTGTAATGCCGTTTTTATTTCATTTTTTAACTACGATAGGTAATGAAATGTTTAATACGATGTTTACGACAGAAAAGTATTTTCATTTTGTTCTTAATTTAACAGTTCCATTTGCTGTAATTTTTGAATTGCCTGTAGTAGTAATGTTTTTAACGAGTATTGGACTATTGACGGCGGAACTTCTAATAAAAATAAGAAGGTATGCTTACGTAGCATTGATTATCATTGCGTCGTGTATATCACCGCCAGATTTTTTATCTCATAGTTTAGTTGCGGTACCGCTTATTTGTATTTATGAAATTAGTATTGCTTTATCAAAGATTGTTAGTAAGCGAAAAAAGAAAAGAGAAGAAGAAATTCAGTCGAAAAGTGCCTCGTTATAAAGGCACTTTTTTTATTTATTTGTTATACTCTAGCTATAAACGTATACAATATAGAGAAGAAAAAAAATATAGAATCTCCAAAATTTAGACAAACTTTGCGCTTTTATAAGTTTATACTAAATATATTAAGCAATATACGGATAACGAGTCCTCGTCTTATTAGAAATTTAGGATGAGGGATGGATTAGGTGGAGATGAATAGAGTATAAATCTTCTAACCATAAGGACTACAGAGATTGTCTAAGGATACTTTTGTATTCATGGGAGTCGCCACTTTAAACAACGTGTTACAAGCGTAAAGTAGAAGTTCAAAAATCCAATGAAAAAGAGGATTGATATTGTGATTACGAAAAGTTTTTATTTCACTCATTCAACAGGGGATTGTATTAAAATATTTGAAATCCCTGTCCTACAGGCACAGCATCCATTATCGTTTCTAATTCAGTCTCGTCTTCAATTATTTATTGCAAAAATTCAAAAACAAAAACACCCAAGATTTTCATATTCTTTCCGTGAATATTTACAAAAATGTTTGAAGTGGAATGATTATTTAAATGTATATAAAACAAATACCCTTGAAAAAAATGCATGATACGAAGTACGGACAGGGTTAGTAAACTCTGTCTTTTTCATTTTAGGTATGAAAATATAATTAATTTGATGAAATTTCGTTCCAAATTGTTGAAAGCAATGGGAATACTAGTATAATAACAAGGAGAGCGTATTGGAAAGGGAAGAAGTATAGTATGCAAAAAATTAAAATTGTAACAGATTCAACGGCAGATTTATCACAAGACGTAATCGAAAAATATGACATTCATGTTTTACCATTATCAATCTCTGTAAATGGACAAACATATTTAGATCGCGTTGATTTACAACCTGACGAATTTATTGAAGAAATGATTAAATCAGAGGAATTACCAAAAACATCACAACCAGCTATGGGTACATTTGTAGAAATGTATGACAAGCTAGGGGAAGATGGAAGCGAAGTCCTTTCTATCCATATGACAAGTGGAATGAGCGGTACTGTAGCAACTGCAAATAGCGCTGCATCAATGACCGATACAAAAGTAACAGTTGTTGATTCTCAATTTATTACACATGCTTTAGCATATCAAGTAATTGAAGCTGCAAAAATGGCAAATGACGGACGCTCACTAGAAGAAATTTTAAAACGTGTAGATGAAGTAAGAAAGAATACTCGTTTATATGTAGTAGTGGATACATTAGAAAACTTAGTGAAGGGTGGACGTATCGGTAAAGGAAAAGCGTTTATCGGTTCGCTACTTAATATAAAGCCAATTGCTAGTCTTGAAGACGGTGTTTATAATCCTGTAACGAAAGTTCGTAGCCAAGGCCAAATTGTAAAAACATTAGCTAAGTTATTTGAGCAAGATACGGCTGGAAAAGTTGTAAAAGCTGTTGCAATTCCGCATGCGAAAGCAATTCCTTTAGCTGAAAGTATGAAAGCGGCGGTTGAAAAAGTGAGTGGATTTGCTCAATCAGAAATTTTCTATACAACGCCTATTATTAGTACTCATACAGGTCCGGGCGCAATCGGATTTATGTATTTAGCAGAGTAATAAAAAAGCTACTTGAAAATATATTTCAAGTAGCTTTTTTATGTAAATAGAAAGTAAGAAATAAGAAGAGCTACACAGGCACTACCGCTAATGATATAGCGAGTCTGTAAATATTCATTCATAGAAAGCACCCTTTATCCCGCTATTTGCGGACAGTAAAACTCTCTACCTCAAAATTAGCTGGAGCAAAGAGGTAAGGTAGCGGGCTGCCCGTAAAAGCTTGATTATTTGCCTTCACTATAGGATTTTCTATATTATATGTTGGATATAGAAAATCAGTCATTACGTTACACATGTAAAGTTTCAATTTTTTCGTTTATTTGCTTATCATTTGTTGCGTTACTATAAATAAAAGTTTGGCCTAAAAAGAGTACATGCAGTTGTTCCCATGGTAACATGCGCAAATTCCAATTATTTCGAAGTCTAGTTATTGCCTCGCGGGGTGTTTCATCGGCGAGTGCAAAAGCTCCGTAATGCATCGGTATAAAATGCGTAGCGTTTAAATCTAAATAAGCTTGCACGGCCTCTTCAGGTGAAACATGAGATACTTTCATAAACCATTCTGGTTCATAAGCGCCAATGGGCATAAGAGCAATATCAATTAAAAAGCGTTCACCAATTTCTTTGAAACCTTGGAAATAGCCACTGTCGCCACAAAAATATATGGTTTCCATATTCGTTTCATTATCAATAATCCATCCGCCCCAGTGAGACGTATTCATATCAAATAAGAATCTTCTTGTCCAGTGCTGAGCAGGTACGAAGTGAAAAGAAACTTCGTTAATTATCGTACTTTCCCACCATTTATACTCTTCTACATGTTTAAATTTCTTACGAGTAAATAATTTTTTTAATCCAATAGGTACAAGATATAGAACATCATCATTCAACTGACGAAGAGTTGAAAAATCTAAATGATCATAATGACCATGTGAAATAAGGACAATATCAATTTTAGGTAGTTCTTCTATAGAGAGTCCAGGTTCGGTAAGTCTTGGAACTAGCTTTAATTTATTAGCCCATACTGGATCTGTTAATATATTAAGTCCATTCGTTTGAATAAGAAAAGTGGAATGCCCAATCCATGTGACAGTCGTTTTTTCAACATTGCTTTGCAAAAATGCACTTTGTTTAACGGGTGATTGTTCTACTAAGAAAGAAAAATCTTTTTTGTTTTGCTTTCGTTCTTTACGCCAGCGTAAAAAAGAGCGAATTGATTTTTTTGTACTAACATTATCCATATTTTCATAGCGCTTTGCCATGAACATCACCTCATTTAAAATCGTTGTATTTGTATTGTACCGAAATGTTGTTAAGGAATACAGTGTAAAACATGGATTAATGTTTAAGGAATTGTTAAAAAATAGGGAGAGGTATTTACAAAAGTAACAATAAAATTAGTTTTATCAATTCTATTTAGAGAAATAATAGTAAAAAAATATATTTTATCTAGTAATTCGCTTGAAATAAAGAAGTAACATGCGTAAAATCGTACGATTTCGTGAACAAATGTAGTAAACAATTTTCTCGTAGTGTTAACTTTTGTTATTATAAACATAACCTATTTAAATTTAGGATAGAGAAAAGAGGTTTATAAATGAAGCGTTATCAAAAAATAATTGGTCTTATGGTTGTATTTTGTCTCTTTGTACTTGCCGGATGTAGTGAATCAGGTTCAAAGCTTCGTAAACCATTAAATTGGGATTTAGAAACTTTCCAATTTACAAATCAAGATGGAAAGCAATTCGGTACAAAAGATTTAAAAGGGAAAGTTTGGGTTGCAGATTTTATGTTCACAAATTGTCAGACAGTTTGTCCGCCAATGACTGCAAATATGGCCAAGCTGCAAAAGATGGCAAAAGAAGAGAAATTAGACGTTCAGTTTGTTTCATTTAGTGTAGATCCAGACCTTGATAAGCCAGAAAATCTGAAAGCTTTTATTCAGAAGTTTACAGAGGATACTAGTAACTGGAATTTATTAACAGGGTATTCGTTAGAAGATATTACAAAGTTTTCAAAAGATAATTTCCAATCACTTGTAGATAAGCCGGAGAACGGTCAGGTCATACATGGTACATCATTTTATTTAATTGATCAAAACGGAAAAGTAATGAAAAAGTATAGTGGCATTAGTAATACGCCATATGAAGACATTATACGTGATATGAAGCGATTAGTGGATTAAAAATAAGGGTGCATAGCACCCTTATTTTTTTGCATTAGTCTATGGATAAAATGTCATGTTGCTGGGGAAGTTTCGGCGCTCGAATTTCTAATACGCCGTTTTGATAAGAAGCTTTTGCCGCTTTTTTATTAATTGAATACGGTAACTTAATCAATCTTGATGCTTCTGAAATGGAACGTTCTCGGCGATAATAGTTATGGGATGTTTGTTCTTCTTCCTCTTCAAGTATCTCTTCTTTTACAGAGACTTTTAAGTATTCACTTTGTATTTCAATTTGAATTTGTTCTTTTTGTATACCTGGTAGTTCAGCTGTAACAACGAGTTCTTCACCAACTTCATATAAATCTACAGGGAATGTTAATAAACGGTTTCCTTTTTGGAAAAAATGATTTAAATCAGCGATTACATTGCGAAGAGGTGTTTGCTCGAAGAAATCATCAATTTGCTTTAAGTAATTACGAACCGGTGGGCGAGAAGAATCTTTTTTTTCTTCACTCATGGTATTCCCTCCTAGAAATCAATTTGCAATATCATATGACAAAAGCGGAGAAAGGTGAGTGCCTAGTTTTCATGTTTTCATAAAAAATTGTTAAAAATGTGAAATGGAGTGATTTTTTTATAGTTTTTGGTCGCCATATTCAGTTGATTATGCTAGTATAAATAGGGTTGATATAGTAGTATAGAGACAGAATGAAAACTGAAAGAGGGTAAGAAGTATGTGTGGTTTTGTAGGATGTTTATGTGAAAACCCTAGAGAGTTTTCAGAAACAGAAAAACATCAATTTGAAAATATGAACACGATGATTTTCCACCGTGGTCCAGATGACGAAGGATATTTTCGTGATGAACATGTACAATTTGGCTTCCGCCGTTTAAGTATCATTGACTTAGAGGCAGGACATCAGCCGCTAACTTATGAAAATGATCGATATGTAATTATTTTTAATGGTGAAATTTACAACTATGTAGAATTACGTGAAATGTTACTTGAAAAAGGTGCAACGTTTGCAACGCAATCTGATACAGAAGTTATCATTGCATTGTATGCACATATGAAAGAAAAATGTGTAGACTACCTTCGTGGTATGTTTGCATTTATGATTTGGGATCGTGAAGAAAAGAAACTTTTCGGTGCACGTGACCACTTCGGTATTAAACCTTTATACATCGCACAACAAGGTGATACTACATTCTTCGCATCTGAGAAGAAAAGTATTATGCATGTGATGGAAGATAAAGGCGTTAATCCAACGTCACTACAACATTACTTTACGTACCAATATGGTCCAGAGCCAGAAACGTTAACAATTGATGTTAATAAAATCGAGCCTGGTCATTATTTCGTAAAAGAAATCGGTAAAGAGATGGAAATCCATCGCTACTGGAAACCTTATTTCAATGCTTCAAGTGCAACGAAAGAGGAGCATATCCAAGCGATTCGTGATGTGTTATATGATTCAGTAAAAGTGCATATGCGTAGTGATGTACCAGTAGGTTCATTCTTATCTGGTGGTATCGATTCATCTATCATCGCTTCTATCGCAAGAGAAATGAATCCAAATCTTTTAACATTCTCTGTTGGTTTTGAGCAACGTGGTTTCAGTGAAGTTGATGTTGCGAAAGAAACTGCTGAGAAATTAGGCGTTAAAAACCATAACGTATTCATTTCAGCGAAAGAATTTATGGATGAGTTCCCAAAAATCATTTGGCATATGGATGATCCTTTAGCTGATCCAGCAGCTGTACCATTGTACTTCGTTGCGAAAGAAGCACGTAAACATGTAACAGTTGTTCTTTCAGGTGAAGGCGCAGACGAGCTATTTGGTGGTTATAACATTTACCGTGAGCCAAACTCACTAAAAATGTTCTCTTACATTCCTAGCCCAGGTAAGAGCGTTCTAAAAGCATTAAGTGGTGCTCTTAAAGAAGGGTTTAAAGGTAAGAGCTTCCTAGAGCGTGGATGTACACCAATTGAAGAGCGTTACTATGGAAATGCTAAAATCTTCCGTGAAGAAGAAAAAGCTGAATTAATGAAGTATTACAATGAAAGTGTTAACTATATGGATATCACGAAACCATTGTATAATGAGATTAAAGATTATGATGATGTAAGTAAAATGCAGTACATTGACATGTTCACATGGTTACGCGGTGACATTTTATTAAAAGCTGATAAAATGACAATGGCAAACTCATTAGAACTTCGTGTACCGTTCTTAGATAAAGAAGTATTCGATGTTGCATCTAAAATTCCAACTGAATTTAAGATTGCTAACGGAACTACGAAAGCTATTTTACGTGAAGCAGCACGCGGAATCGTTCCAGATCACGTATTAGATCGTAAAAAACTTGGATTCCCAGTACCAATTCGTCACTGGTTAAAAGACGAAATGCATGATTGGGCTATAAATATTATAAACGAAAGTAAGACAGAGCATTTAATCGACAAACAGTATGTATTAAACTTACTGGAAGCACATTGTGCAGATAAAGGCGATTATAGCCGTAAAATTTGGACTGTACTTGCGTTTATGGTATGGCACCAAATTTATGTTGAGCATAAATACGATACGAATAAGTTCCATGAAGAAACAAAACGTGCGTATAGCTTAGTTTAAATAGAAAAACCTTAAGATCGCATACGGTCTTAAGGTTTTTTTCATAAATAGGAAGTATTATTGATACAATAATAGTAAAAGGATGGACAACATATGATTACGTTTGAGAAAGTTACTGTAGAAAATGAAAGCGTTGTTAAAGAAATGTTTAAATCGCATAGTTTAGGTGAGAAAAAGGTACAGTACTGTGTAAAAGTTGATGATACATATATTGGTGTAATAGATTATAGTGTACAAGAGGAACAGGCTGTTTTATCACAGCTAATTATTCATTTTGATTACCAAGGTTACGGTTATGGTACAAATACGTATTTTACATTTGAAGAAATGATGAAACAAAGAAATGTGAAAGAAATAAAAGTGCTACAAGAGAAATTAACAGAAAAGGCGAAGTCTTTCATAGAGAGTTTTGGTTTTGCTTCAGAAGATGAAGAGTATGTAAAGAAAATATAACGATGATTATTTATGCGATACAATAAACATAAGGCAGGTGGATGTATGACGATGACTTCTGGTCTTGTATTAATTGGAGGGTGCTTTATAGTAGCAGAATTATGTCATATAATCATTCGGAAAAGAATGAGTAAGAAAAAAAAGCCGTATGAATTACAATACGTCTCTGTCTTTTTCATTATGTTTTGTATGCTTAGTACATTACAAAATCTAATGAACTTTCCACCACTTTTAAATGTTTTTTTAAAGTTCGGTTTACTTTATAGTGGTGTTGGAATAGCACTTTTATTTATTTTATTTTGCATACGTTATGTTCACTATCAATCGTATATATTTATTTTAAATTGGTTAAAGCAAGATGATAGAAACCGCCTTACATAAGGCGGTTTTTTTATTTGCAATTGTAACAGAACTTGTACATTTCACATAAAATAGGACGAGTAGAAATGCAAACATATTACAAGAAAGGGGCGGGGCAATAAAATGAAACTTGTTATAGACGCAGGGCACGGTGGATATGATTCTGGTGCTGTTGGTAATGGTTTAGTAGAAAAAAACTTAACACTTCAAATTGCTAGACGCGTTCGAGACATTTTAACGGTAAATTACCCAATTACAATTAAAATGACACGTGATAGTGATGTGTTTATTTCTTTATCGGAACGTGCTAATATGGCTAATGCTTTCAGTGCGGATTATTTTATTTCATTTCATATTAATAGCGGCGGGGGTACAGGTTTTGAAAGTTATATTTATAATGCGTTATCCAATACCAGCACTGCATATGCAAAGCAACAAAAAATGCATACAGCTGTCAATCCTGTATTAACAAAATACGGTCTTCGTGATCGAGGAGCAAAAAAAGAAAATTATGCGGTATTAAGAGAAACCACAATGGATGCAATTTTAACTGAGACTGCTTTTATTGATACAGCGTTTGATGCAAATTTATTAAAAAATCCACAATTTATTGAAGATCTAAGTCAAGCGTATGCAAATGGAATAGCAGCTATTTTTGGAGTAGATCCAAATCCACAACCGACACCTCAAACGAAGGGAATCGCTTATATTCTTGGGAAAAATGTAAATTTAAGAAATGGTCCATCAACTTCTTCCTCAGTTATTCGTCAATTAAATTCTCCAGAATCTTACGTTGTATATCAGGAAAGTAACGGATGGCTAGATTTGGGGAATGGACAATGGGTGTATAATGATCCTTCTTACATTAATTTTGTAAAGACAAGCAACAGTGATGGAAGCCCGATTGGGGTTGCATATATACAAGGGATGAATGTAAATTTAAGAAGTGGTCCATCAACTACATCTGCAGTTATCCGCAAATTAAATTCTCCAGAATCTTATTTAGTATATATAAATGAAAATGGTTGGTTAAACCTTGGTGGAAATCAGTGGGTATATAATGACCCAGCATATATTAAATATACTCAATATTAGGAATTAAAATGATAATGCAATATGGATGCGTATTCTTGTTATGTATAACAAGAATACGCATTTTAATAACAACATTTATTTTCATACTTATGCACTATGTTTTAAAAAGAAACATTAGAAAAGCGGATAGAATCTAAATAGTATATATTAAAAAAGTTTTCTGATATACATTGACAATGTATGTAACATCCATTAATCTTTAATTGTTAATGATAATCGATTTCATCTAGGGAGGACATATGATACATACTAAAAAACTAATTATGTTCTGCATTACGATACTCATGGTTGTAATTGCAGGATGTAGTAAAGAAGAGAAAAAAGAAAATAATATATCAGCGAAAGCAAAAGATTCATATACGATAAAGCATGCAATGGGTGAAACGATAGTAAATGGTACACCTAAAAAAGTTGTTGTTTTAACAAATGAAGGCGCAGAGGCTCTCCTAGCTGTGGGCGTAACGCCAGTGGGGACTACGAAACCACGTGCTGGTGATGAATGGTATCCTCATATAGCGAAAGAGTTAAAAAACACGGAAGTTGTAGGAACTGAACGTGATATTAATTTAGAGGCTGTAATGAAGCTTAAGCCAGATTTAATTATCGGAAATAAAATGCGTCATGAAAAAATATATGATCAGCTAAAAGAAATCGCACCAACTGTTTATGCAGAAACATTACGC
This genomic interval from Bacillus thuringiensis contains the following:
- the asnB gene encoding asparagine synthase (glutamine-hydrolyzing) produces the protein MCGFVGCLCENPREFSETEKHQFENMNTMIFHRGPDDEGYFRDEHVQFGFRRLSIIDLEAGHQPLTYENDRYVIIFNGEIYNYVELREMLLEKGATFATQSDTEVIIALYAHMKEKCVDYLRGMFAFMIWDREEKKLFGARDHFGIKPLYIAQQGDTTFFASEKKSIMHVMEDKGVNPTSLQHYFTYQYGPEPETLTIDVNKIEPGHYFVKEIGKEMEIHRYWKPYFNASSATKEEHIQAIRDVLYDSVKVHMRSDVPVGSFLSGGIDSSIIASIAREMNPNLLTFSVGFEQRGFSEVDVAKETAEKLGVKNHNVFISAKEFMDEFPKIIWHMDDPLADPAAVPLYFVAKEARKHVTVVLSGEGADELFGGYNIYREPNSLKMFSYIPSPGKSVLKALSGALKEGFKGKSFLERGCTPIEERYYGNAKIFREEEKAELMKYYNESVNYMDITKPLYNEIKDYDDVSKMQYIDMFTWLRGDILLKADKMTMANSLELRVPFLDKEVFDVASKIPTEFKIANGTTKAILREAARGIVPDHVLDRKKLGFPVPIRHWLKDEMHDWAINIINESKTEHLIDKQYVLNLLEAHCADKGDYSRKIWTVLAFMVWHQIYVEHKYDTNKFHEETKRAYSLV
- a CDS encoding GNAT family N-acetyltransferase, with translation MITFEKVTVENESVVKEMFKSHSLGEKKVQYCVKVDDTYIGVIDYSVQEEQAVLSQLIIHFDYQGYGYGTNTYFTFEEMMKQRNVKEIKVLQEKLTEKAKSFIESFGFASEDEEYVKKI
- a CDS encoding N-acetylmuramoyl-L-alanine amidase, with amino-acid sequence MKLVIDAGHGGYDSGAVGNGLVEKNLTLQIARRVRDILTVNYPITIKMTRDSDVFISLSERANMANAFSADYFISFHINSGGGTGFESYIYNALSNTSTAYAKQQKMHTAVNPVLTKYGLRDRGAKKENYAVLRETTMDAILTETAFIDTAFDANLLKNPQFIEDLSQAYANGIAAIFGVDPNPQPTPQTKGIAYILGKNVNLRNGPSTSSSVIRQLNSPESYVVYQESNGWLDLGNGQWVYNDPSYINFVKTSNSDGSPIGVAYIQGMNVNLRSGPSTTSAVIRKLNSPESYLVYINENGWLNLGGNQWVYNDPAYIKYTQY